In Methanosarcina barkeri MS, a single window of DNA contains:
- the lysS gene encoding lysine--tRNA ligase has translation MSMEINNEKMSDSLVPSGNESDNNDISDSRVFDDSKLAKLNGIRSQGLNPYPYKFEKNGDICEIQKKFEDFEKNEGLTVRTAGRLYNIRRLGKMIFADLGDQGGRIQITLRKGNLPDEDFKTFKTLVDSGDIVGVQGTLFRTKRGENSISVSEFSLLSKSLCALPEKFHGLKDVETRYRKRYLDLIVNADKREIFVMRSKLISEIRRYLSDREFLEFETPILQNVYGGANARPFTTFHNCLGQKLFLRIAPELYLKRLVVGGYEKVFEIAKNFRNEDIDTTHNPEFTTIEVYEAYRDYNDMMDLTEGLISELMFKLTGSYEVKIGENTLNLSTPWKRISMEDALKEYAGLDVFAHSLEELKQIAIENKIEDYEKANTYGEFLALLFEGLVEDKLINPTFIYDYPVENSPLAKNHRSKEGFVERFELFMNGWELANGYSELNDPIEQKKRFEEQDKKRKLGDLEAQTIDYDFVNALGYGMPPTGGMGLGIDRLTMILVGLDSIKEVILFPQMKRED, from the coding sequence ATGAGCATGGAAATTAACAACGAAAAAATGTCAGATAGCCTTGTACCGTCTGGCAATGAATCTGACAATAATGATATTTCAGATAGCAGGGTCTTTGATGATTCTAAACTTGCAAAACTAAACGGCATCAGAAGTCAGGGACTTAATCCATACCCCTATAAGTTTGAAAAGAATGGGGATATCTGTGAAATCCAGAAAAAGTTCGAAGACTTTGAAAAGAATGAAGGGCTAACGGTCAGAACCGCAGGAAGGCTCTACAATATTCGCAGGCTTGGAAAAATGATATTTGCTGACCTTGGAGACCAGGGGGGCAGAATTCAGATAACTTTAAGGAAAGGAAATCTTCCTGATGAGGATTTCAAGACTTTTAAAACCCTGGTCGATTCGGGAGATATTGTAGGCGTTCAGGGCACACTTTTCAGGACAAAAAGAGGTGAAAATTCCATCAGTGTATCCGAATTTTCTCTTCTCTCAAAATCCCTCTGTGCCCTCCCCGAAAAATTCCACGGCTTAAAAGACGTTGAAACCAGGTACAGAAAAAGGTATCTTGACCTTATAGTCAATGCTGATAAGCGAGAGATTTTCGTTATGAGGAGCAAACTTATATCCGAGATCAGACGATACCTTTCTGACAGGGAATTTCTGGAATTTGAAACTCCAATACTCCAGAATGTGTACGGAGGCGCAAATGCAAGGCCTTTCACAACTTTCCATAACTGTCTCGGGCAGAAACTCTTCCTTAGAATTGCTCCGGAACTCTACCTTAAGAGGCTTGTTGTTGGTGGATATGAGAAAGTCTTTGAGATCGCCAAGAATTTCAGGAATGAAGATATTGACACAACCCATAACCCTGAGTTCACCACGATTGAAGTCTATGAAGCTTATAGGGACTACAATGACATGATGGACTTAACTGAAGGCCTCATTTCAGAGCTTATGTTCAAGCTGACTGGCAGCTATGAAGTCAAAATAGGCGAAAACACGCTCAATCTCAGTACTCCCTGGAAACGTATTTCCATGGAAGACGCCTTAAAAGAGTATGCCGGGCTTGATGTTTTTGCTCACTCGCTTGAAGAGTTGAAGCAAATCGCAATCGAGAACAAAATCGAGGACTACGAAAAGGCAAATACTTACGGAGAGTTCCTTGCCCTGCTCTTTGAGGGTCTGGTAGAAGACAAGCTGATAAACCCGACTTTCATATACGATTACCCCGTGGAAAATTCTCCACTTGCCAAAAACCACAGGTCAAAAGAAGGCTTTGTTGAGAGATTCGAGCTATTCATGAATGGCTGGGAACTGGCAAACGGTTATTCCGAACTGAATGATCCTATTGAACAGAAAAAAAGGTTCGAAGAACAGGACAAGAAAAGAAAGTTAGGAGACCTTGAAGCCCAGACCATTGATTACGATTTCGTAAATGCCCTTGGATACGGAATGCCACCTACGGGTGGCATGGGGCTTGGGATCGACAGGCTTACCATGATACTTGTGGGCCTGGACTCTATCAAAGAAGTAATCCTTTTCCCGCAGATGAAAAGAGAAGACTGA
- a CDS encoding ATP-binding protein, which produces MSILSPFTEESLPGFQNALNVTQENRSALFENSGMNRQYGGTGLGLALVKQFVDLHKGRVWFTSVQGKGSSLIFELPVNGLDEMEKTDNVFKDSATKVGVSANFSG; this is translated from the coding sequence ATGTCCATTCTCTCTCCATTTACTGAAGAATCTCTTCCTGGCTTCCAGAATGCACTAAACGTAACTCAGGAAAACAGATCGGCGTTATTTGAAAATTCTGGCATGAACCGCCAGTACGGAGGTACTGGCCTTGGACTTGCTCTGGTAAAACAGTTTGTTGATCTGCATAAGGGCAGAGTATGGTTTACAAGTGTTCAAGGAAAAGGGTCATCTTTAATATTTGAGCTGCCCGTAAATGGTCTTGATGAAATGGAAAAAACTGATAATGTATTCAAAGATAGTGCCACCAAAGTTGGGGTATCTGCAAACTTTTCAGGATGA
- a CDS encoding PAS domain S-box protein gives MMDNFYKITHIPMSLGDLKGNILVGVGWQDICTQFHRVHPEACKHCVESDTRLSAGISSGEFKLYKCKNNMWDIATPIIVGGQHVANIFSGQFFFEDEPLDYEIFRSQARKYGFNEEEYIKALEKVPRLSREAVNTGMAFLITFANILSQLGYSNFKMAHSLAEREALLSALQESEERFRSVLENSLDVAYRQNFQTDSYDYMSPVVKKITGYSAQEISSGNASEILGRIHPDDLPIVTSERDRAYDTGSGTLEYRFKHKDGKYRWFADRFTVTKGLNGKLLFSGGIIRDITERKKVEEALKKAHENLEEKVKERTIELEKAYNSLKESEKGLAEAQKMAHIGNWEWEIETDKAYWSEEMYHIFRRDPQEPAPSYNEYLGYIHPDDRDYYRNALKKAAKENLFVIDYRIVLANEEERIVHLKSEFVYNDKNIPTKVKGIVQDITESKKAEEKIQTLLNAIESSDDAIITESLECIITNWNKGAEQIYSYSAEEIMGKNISILEPDNLKGEIIQLIEKIKQKEKIRHYKTLQRKKDGTLINVSITLSPVFDASGKLVAISGIVRDITDHIKAEEALHESEIRLRGFYDSDMIGVCFYNLNGSITEANDKFLEIVGYTREDLRAGQIKWNKMTPPEYSQFDDHAVAELKSKGISTPYEKKYTRKDGSHVPVIIGISTFNKVLCEGVAFVLDITERKKAEEALVNLETTRKKEIHHRIKNNLQVIDSLLDLQAEKFDNPKVIEAFRESQNRVISMALIHEELYKGEGTDTLNFSEYLKKLAENLFQTYSLSSKNLSLCTDLEENTFFNMDTAVPLGIIVNELVSNSLKHAFTEGQKGQIRIKLYREEINDETSKSLFSLTVSDNGEGIPENLKLERLDSLGLQLVNILVDQLDGKIELKRNHGTEFRITFSVVENSKSMN, from the coding sequence ATGATGGACAACTTCTACAAGATTACTCACATACCCATGAGCCTGGGCGATCTAAAAGGCAATATTCTGGTAGGTGTAGGATGGCAGGATATCTGCACGCAATTCCACAGGGTTCACCCCGAAGCCTGTAAGCACTGCGTAGAGAGTGACACCAGGCTATCTGCAGGCATTTCTTCAGGAGAGTTCAAGCTCTATAAATGCAAAAACAACATGTGGGACATAGCGACTCCCATCATAGTTGGGGGTCAGCACGTTGCCAATATATTCTCAGGCCAATTCTTTTTTGAAGACGAACCTCTGGACTATGAGATTTTCCGATCCCAGGCTAGAAAATATGGCTTCAATGAAGAGGAATATATAAAGGCGCTCGAAAAAGTCCCACGGTTGAGCAGGGAAGCTGTGAATACAGGTATGGCCTTCCTTATAACTTTTGCCAACATTCTCTCGCAGTTAGGCTACAGCAATTTTAAAATGGCTCATTCGCTGGCTGAACGTGAAGCTCTTCTGAGCGCATTGCAGGAGAGTGAAGAGAGGTTCCGGTCGGTTCTTGAGAACTCACTTGATGTGGCATACAGACAAAACTTTCAGACCGACAGTTATGATTACATGAGCCCGGTGGTAAAGAAGATTACTGGCTACTCTGCCCAGGAAATAAGTTCAGGAAATGCCAGTGAGATTCTTGGTCGTATTCATCCCGATGACCTTCCCATAGTTACTTCAGAGAGGGATCGGGCATACGACACTGGTTCTGGAACTCTGGAGTACCGGTTTAAACATAAGGACGGTAAATATCGCTGGTTCGCTGATAGATTCACGGTAACTAAAGGTTTGAATGGAAAGCTACTTTTTAGTGGGGGTATTATCCGCGATATTACAGAGCGCAAAAAAGTAGAAGAAGCTTTAAAAAAAGCACATGAAAATCTAGAAGAAAAAGTTAAAGAACGAACAATAGAGCTTGAGAAGGCTTACAATTCATTGAAAGAAAGTGAGAAAGGCCTCGCTGAAGCTCAAAAAATGGCTCATATTGGAAACTGGGAGTGGGAGATTGAAACTGATAAAGCCTACTGGTCTGAGGAAATGTATCATATTTTTAGACGTGATCCTCAAGAGCCAGCACCTTCTTACAATGAATATTTAGGTTACATACATCCCGATGATCGAGACTACTACCGGAATGCCCTTAAAAAAGCTGCAAAGGAAAATCTTTTTGTTATCGATTACAGGATTGTCTTAGCAAATGAGGAAGAGCGGATAGTCCATCTAAAATCCGAATTCGTGTATAATGATAAAAATATCCCCACTAAGGTAAAAGGAATAGTTCAGGACATTACTGAAAGCAAAAAAGCTGAAGAGAAAATACAGACACTGTTGAATGCAATTGAATCATCGGACGATGCCATTATAACTGAGTCTCTTGAATGTATTATTACAAACTGGAATAAGGGCGCAGAGCAGATTTATAGTTATTCAGCTGAAGAAATTATGGGGAAAAATATCTCAATCCTTGAACCGGATAATCTCAAGGGGGAAATAATACAGTTAATTGAAAAGATTAAGCAAAAAGAAAAGATCCGGCATTACAAAACTCTGCAGCGGAAAAAAGATGGTACCTTAATAAATGTTTCAATAACTCTTTCTCCGGTTTTTGACGCATCTGGAAAGCTTGTGGCTATCTCCGGCATTGTAAGAGATATTACTGACCATATCAAGGCGGAAGAAGCATTACATGAGAGCGAAATACGCCTACGCGGATTTTACGACTCAGATATGATCGGTGTATGTTTTTACAATCTGAACGGTTCGATAACAGAAGCTAACGATAAGTTCCTGGAAATAGTCGGTTACACTCGCGAGGACTTGCGGGCTGGGCAGATTAAATGGAATAAGATGACTCCACCAGAGTACAGTCAATTTGATGATCATGCCGTGGCTGAACTTAAATCAAAAGGCATAAGTACGCCTTACGAAAAGAAATACACCCGCAAAGATGGCTCACACGTACCTGTCATTATTGGGATATCTACCTTCAATAAGGTGCTTTGTGAAGGCGTAGCTTTTGTTCTTGACATTACCGAGAGGAAAAAGGCAGAAGAAGCTCTGGTAAATCTCGAGACTACCCGTAAGAAAGAAATCCACCACAGGATCAAGAATAACCTGCAAGTTATCGATTCTCTTCTTGATCTTCAAGCTGAGAAGTTCGATAACCCGAAAGTTATTGAGGCTTTCAGGGAAAGCCAGAATCGAGTTATATCTATGGCTCTCATCCACGAAGAATTATATAAAGGAGAAGGGACCGATACCCTGAACTTTTCTGAATACCTTAAAAAATTAGCTGAAAATCTTTTCCAGACTTATAGCCTTAGTAGTAAAAATCTCAGCCTATGCACGGACCTGGAAGAGAATACGTTCTTTAATATGGACACTGCTGTTCCTTTAGGAATAATTGTTAATGAACTGGTCTCTAATTCCCTCAAACATGCATTTACTGAAGGCCAAAAAGGACAAATCCGAATTAAGCTTTACAGAGAAGAAATTAATGACGAAACAAGTAAATCTCTTTTCAGCTTGACAGTTTCAGATAATGGAGAAGGAATTCCTGAAAATTTAAAACTAGAGAGGCTAGACTCACTAGGACTTCAGTTAGTAAATATCCTTGTTGACCAGCTGGACGGGAAAATCGAGCTTAAACGGAATCATGGTACTGAATTTAGGATTACTTTTAGTGTAGTGGAAAATTCGAAGTCTATGAATTGA
- a CDS encoding single-stranded-DNA-specific exonuclease RecJ, giving the protein MSETMKALYKEAAKCAEEIKKYKSVHVVSHIDADGLTSAGIICTALERGNFEYTTRFVKQLDEKALDTIADENHDIVIFTDLGSGMCEQIESRGIHAVISDHHQPQGSYQFHLNPHLFGANGSYELSGSGSTYLLASALGKNQDLSSLAIVGAVGDMQHLKMGQLVGINREILEEGVKEGTLQFKKDLTLFGKQTRPIYKLIQYSSDPYLPGLTGNEEACIEFLHTLNIRFNQNERWRRWIDLEDPEKQKVVSGLIQYCLKSGIPSYKIERLVGEVYVLLREKEGTEMRDASEFSTLLNATARYDHAEIGLAVCMGDREKGYEDARKLLAEHRQNLVNGLMYVKEKGVVQLENIQYFDAGSEIKETIVGIIAGMSSTLVKNRNLPIIAFAKAEGGIKVSARGTQDLIRRGVNLSEAMSMISAEVGGAGGGHDIAAGATIPNGKKEEFARKLDLFIGEQMQRKAHSK; this is encoded by the coding sequence ATGTCTGAGACAATGAAAGCACTTTATAAAGAGGCGGCAAAGTGTGCCGAAGAGATTAAAAAGTATAAATCAGTCCACGTTGTTTCCCATATTGATGCTGATGGGCTGACTTCTGCAGGGATTATCTGTACTGCCCTTGAACGCGGAAATTTTGAATATACAACACGCTTTGTCAAGCAGCTTGATGAAAAGGCTCTTGATACCATCGCAGATGAAAATCATGATATTGTCATTTTTACGGACCTGGGAAGTGGGATGTGCGAACAAATAGAATCCCGCGGGATTCATGCAGTGATCTCAGACCACCACCAGCCTCAGGGAAGCTATCAATTTCATCTGAATCCTCACCTTTTCGGAGCAAATGGCTCATATGAACTGAGCGGCTCGGGAAGTACTTACCTGCTGGCTTCAGCCCTTGGAAAAAATCAGGATCTTTCCTCGCTGGCCATAGTAGGAGCAGTTGGGGACATGCAACATCTGAAAATGGGGCAGCTTGTCGGGATCAACAGGGAAATTCTGGAAGAAGGAGTTAAAGAAGGCACTCTCCAGTTCAAAAAGGACCTGACCCTATTCGGAAAGCAAACCCGCCCGATTTATAAATTGATACAATATTCCTCTGACCCTTATCTTCCCGGACTTACAGGAAATGAAGAAGCTTGCATCGAGTTTCTTCATACTCTCAACATTCGCTTCAACCAGAATGAACGCTGGAGGCGCTGGATTGACCTTGAAGACCCGGAAAAACAGAAAGTTGTCTCAGGACTCATCCAGTATTGCCTGAAATCAGGTATACCTTCGTATAAAATCGAGCGCCTGGTAGGTGAGGTATATGTTCTTCTAAGGGAAAAAGAAGGTACGGAAATGAGAGATGCTTCAGAGTTTTCCACCCTTCTTAATGCTACTGCACGTTATGACCATGCTGAGATAGGACTTGCAGTCTGCATGGGAGATAGAGAGAAAGGCTATGAGGACGCCCGCAAACTGCTTGCCGAACATAGACAGAACCTTGTTAACGGGCTCATGTATGTTAAAGAAAAAGGAGTCGTTCAGCTTGAAAATATCCAGTACTTCGATGCTGGCTCGGAAATAAAAGAAACTATCGTGGGAATTATTGCAGGCATGAGTTCCACACTGGTTAAAAACAGAAATCTTCCCATTATTGCTTTTGCAAAAGCCGAAGGAGGGATTAAAGTATCAGCCAGGGGAACACAGGATCTGATTCGCAGAGGAGTTAACCTTTCGGAAGCAATGTCAATGATATCGGCTGAAGTTGGAGGTGCAGGCGGCGGACACGATATTGCAGCAGGAGCAACTATTCCCAATGGTAAAAAGGAAGAGTTTGCAAGAAAACTGGATCTGTTTATAGGAGAACAAATGCAAAGAAAGGCACATTCAAAGTAA
- a CDS encoding glucose-6-phosphate isomerase family protein → MEVTMKFGDKVSVADVRRLHDMEDVVFDKEWFEETEVRNRDVYYMFRDLAKSDSELEAIKAHHLRYDITVIPPAMLGSEYIKTVGHYHPRVPGTNAYYPEIYQVLEGSATYLLQKVKSGEEDFVLDVVVIKAKKGDLVLVPPGYGHVTINASDKTLEMANWVCRDFSSVYEPIKRLSGASYFLLKDGYVKNPLYRNTPPIRHLEPLAYDNLGLGSGECMYELVHRIEKLRFLTAPQDFTGFLTGVF, encoded by the coding sequence ATGGAAGTTACAATGAAGTTCGGGGATAAAGTCTCTGTGGCAGATGTCCGAAGACTCCATGATATGGAAGATGTGGTGTTTGATAAGGAGTGGTTTGAAGAAACAGAGGTACGAAATCGGGATGTGTACTACATGTTCAGGGACCTTGCGAAAAGTGACTCTGAACTTGAAGCAATTAAAGCTCATCACCTGAGGTATGACATTACTGTAATTCCTCCCGCAATGCTTGGATCTGAATATATTAAAACTGTAGGCCACTACCATCCGCGTGTTCCAGGAACAAATGCCTACTATCCTGAAATTTATCAGGTACTTGAAGGTTCTGCTACTTATCTTCTGCAAAAGGTGAAAAGTGGAGAGGAAGATTTTGTTCTAGATGTCGTAGTCATAAAAGCAAAAAAAGGAGATTTAGTACTTGTTCCTCCTGGATACGGGCATGTGACTATAAACGCTTCCGATAAAACTCTCGAAATGGCAAACTGGGTTTGTCGCGACTTTTCCTCGGTTTATGAACCTATAAAAAGACTTTCCGGGGCTTCTTATTTCCTGCTTAAAGATGGTTATGTCAAAAATCCTCTTTACAGGAATACACCACCTATCCGCCATCTTGAACCCCTTGCATACGATAATCTAGGGCTCGGTTCCGGAGAATGTATGTATGAGCTTGTGCATAGAATTGAAAAACTGAGATTTTTAACGGCTCCACAGGATTTTACAGGATTCTTAACAGGAGTGTTCTGA
- a CDS encoding DUF1699 family protein, protein MKIRVVSSKEEIDTLKNDEEIIHLAFRPSNKDIFKLILKCPEVKAIHIPSSYKKTISSSAQMYLSMQNISLLEGDVWGHRKDINEYSEISQRVFDRIQELKKEGFSDEDTVEKLVRETRLSPDFVSFIMSN, encoded by the coding sequence ATGAAAATTAGAGTTGTAAGTTCAAAAGAAGAGATAGACACTTTAAAAAATGATGAGGAAATTATCCATCTTGCATTCAGACCATCCAACAAGGATATTTTTAAACTCATCCTGAAGTGTCCAGAAGTTAAAGCGATCCACATCCCAAGCTCATACAAGAAAACAATTTCCAGTTCCGCACAGATGTATCTTTCCATGCAGAACATTTCTTTACTTGAGGGTGATGTGTGGGGACACAGAAAAGATATTAATGAGTACTCCGAAATCTCCCAACGTGTTTTCGATCGCATACAGGAACTAAAGAAAGAAGGGTTTTCCGACGAAGATACTGTTGAGAAACTCGTAAGAGAAACAAGACTCAGCCCAGACTTTGTAAGTTTCATTATGTCTAACTGA
- a CDS encoding tRNA uridine(34) 5-carboxymethylaminomethyl modification radical SAM/GNAT enzyme Elp3, whose product MKEDDYNKACREILEKVLAGEIENENQLNKAKKDVSKHYHLASLPRNGEIITQGSDEEQAIIKDFLKRKPVRTISGVAAIAVMTSPAPCPHGVCLPCPGGPNSAFKSPQSYMGREPAAMRAIQHGFDPYSQVESRLSQLKGIGHDVEKVELIVMGGTFSARNLDYQEWFIKRCLEAMNDFTGKEWREKAWRIGKSLPYIPLEEVQKANEKAEIRNVGITFETRPDWAREKHVDEFLKLGGTKVELGVQSVYDFVLTRMQRGHGVAEIVRANQVLRDSAFKVGFHMMPHLPGSDSELDLKGFKKLFEDSRFRPDYLKIYPTLVTEGTPLYKLWKAGDYEALSDEEAAELIADVKEILPKWVRLQRIQRDIPAYQIIAGVRKSNLRQLAEEKLRERGGKCHCIRCREVGHTGLKGRKINPKDVELTVETYEACGGKEHFIAFEDLAADVLVGFTRLRFPAVPHRPELQDAALIRELHVYGSMVPIGKEAKQKEWQHRGYGKELLEYAEKIARENGYRKLAIISGIGAREYYRKFGYVLDNVYMSKVLKD is encoded by the coding sequence ATGAAAGAAGATGATTATAATAAGGCCTGCAGGGAAATCCTTGAAAAAGTACTTGCCGGCGAGATAGAAAACGAAAACCAGTTAAATAAGGCAAAAAAAGATGTCAGTAAACATTATCATCTAGCCAGCCTCCCCAGAAACGGAGAGATCATAACCCAGGGATCGGATGAAGAACAGGCAATAATTAAAGACTTTTTGAAACGGAAACCTGTCAGAACGATTTCTGGAGTTGCGGCAATTGCTGTAATGACATCTCCGGCTCCATGCCCTCATGGAGTTTGCCTTCCCTGCCCAGGAGGACCTAACTCTGCTTTCAAGTCGCCCCAGAGTTATATGGGAAGAGAGCCTGCAGCCATGCGGGCGATCCAGCATGGATTTGACCCTTATTCCCAGGTTGAATCCAGGCTTTCCCAGCTTAAAGGAATCGGCCATGATGTAGAAAAAGTGGAACTGATAGTGATGGGAGGTACGTTTTCTGCACGCAATCTCGATTATCAGGAATGGTTTATTAAACGCTGCCTTGAGGCAATGAACGATTTCACAGGAAAAGAGTGGAGAGAAAAAGCCTGGAGAATTGGGAAATCTTTACCTTATATTCCTCTTGAAGAGGTGCAGAAAGCAAATGAAAAAGCTGAAATTCGCAACGTAGGAATCACATTTGAAACGCGTCCTGACTGGGCAAGAGAGAAACACGTGGATGAATTTCTCAAACTTGGAGGAACTAAGGTAGAACTCGGAGTTCAGAGTGTTTATGATTTTGTGCTCACTCGTATGCAGAGAGGTCACGGAGTTGCAGAAATTGTCAGGGCTAATCAAGTATTAAGGGACAGCGCATTCAAAGTTGGATTCCATATGATGCCTCATCTGCCTGGCTCGGATTCAGAGCTGGACCTAAAAGGCTTCAAAAAACTCTTCGAAGATTCTCGCTTCAGACCCGATTATCTCAAAATTTATCCTACCCTGGTAACTGAAGGAACTCCTCTTTACAAGCTTTGGAAAGCAGGAGATTACGAGGCTCTTTCTGACGAAGAAGCTGCTGAACTAATTGCGGATGTAAAAGAGATCCTGCCTAAATGGGTAAGACTCCAGCGTATCCAGCGAGATATTCCAGCTTACCAGATCATTGCCGGGGTCCGAAAGAGTAATCTCAGGCAGCTTGCAGAAGAAAAACTAAGAGAAAGAGGAGGGAAGTGCCACTGTATTCGCTGCAGAGAAGTAGGACATACTGGCCTGAAAGGAAGAAAAATAAATCCAAAAGACGTTGAGCTGACTGTAGAGACATATGAAGCCTGCGGAGGCAAAGAACATTTCATCGCTTTTGAAGACCTTGCCGCAGATGTCCTCGTTGGATTTACCCGTTTGCGCTTCCCCGCTGTTCCTCATCGCCCGGAACTGCAGGATGCCGCCCTGATAAGAGAACTGCACGTTTACGGGTCTATGGTACCTATAGGAAAAGAAGCAAAGCAAAAGGAGTGGCAGCATAGAGGATATGGAAAGGAACTTCTGGAATATGCAGAGAAGATAGCACGTGAAAATGGATACCGGAAACTTGCCATTATTAGTGGGATAGGAGCCAGAGAGTACTATCGAAAATTCGGATATGTCCTTGATAATGTATATATGTCAAAAGTTTTGAAAGATTAA
- a CDS encoding PAS domain-containing protein, producing the protein MAKDEIYRALFEQSNDAIFITKGEHILEVNLKAVTFSDMVDLILKKCPFSLHLLKNLFLASRMH; encoded by the coding sequence ATGGCTAAAGACGAAATATATAGGGCTCTATTTGAGCAGTCCAATGATGCAATTTTCATAACAAAAGGGGAGCATATTCTTGAAGTTAACCTAAAGGCTGTAACCTTCTCGGATATGGTAGATCTCATCTTGAAAAAATGTCCATTCTCTCTCCATTTACTGAAGAATCTCTTCCTGGCTTCCAGAATGCACTAA
- the nrpRII gene encoding global nitrogen regulator NrpRII — translation MQKNGYRVQFTSSRIRDLMFRTTFDPKIMDGDIILNLSLIDKKDLDDVLGIFKMVISSGLSVTPYVKIVSEGESIGDLTIEKGKVGIGTVCSITIDGVLLKAGIPVNPKLGGVVQIRNGVPVRFTDVLTYVSTTVDPLEILMSQGITSVSEMLRTGSGKILANLREAPMVARDEIESCLSDLLDAGFSGILEVGEPNTRVLDVPIERDHLGIVVIGGTNPMAVVQEYGIDIDTSAMSRLISFKEMSRIEDLV, via the coding sequence ATGCAAAAAAATGGATACCGTGTTCAATTTACATCATCCAGAATAAGAGATCTTATGTTCAGGACTACATTTGATCCTAAGATAATGGATGGAGATATCATTCTTAATCTTTCACTTATTGATAAAAAAGATCTGGACGATGTGCTTGGGATCTTCAAAATGGTAATCTCAAGCGGGCTTTCTGTGACTCCCTATGTTAAGATAGTCTCCGAGGGAGAATCTATAGGAGACCTGACTATCGAAAAAGGAAAGGTAGGTATCGGGACCGTATGCAGCATTACTATTGACGGTGTGCTTCTCAAGGCAGGAATTCCTGTAAACCCTAAACTTGGAGGAGTTGTTCAGATCCGAAACGGAGTTCCGGTTCGTTTCACTGATGTGCTGACCTATGTAAGTACGACTGTAGATCCGCTTGAAATCCTGATGTCACAGGGTATTACTTCTGTATCGGAAATGCTCAGAACAGGCTCAGGTAAGATTCTTGCAAATCTTAGGGAAGCTCCTATGGTTGCAAGAGATGAAATTGAAAGCTGCCTTTCTGACCTTCTGGATGCAGGCTTTAGTGGAATTTTGGAAGTTGGGGAGCCAAACACACGGGTTCTGGATGTTCCCATAGAGAGAGATCATCTCGGAATAGTCGTTATAGGAGGGACAAATCCTATGGCTGTTGTACAGGAATATGGAATTGACATAGATACCAGTGCAATGTCAAGACTAATCTCATTCAAAGAGATGAGCAGAATTGAAGATCTGGTTTAA
- a CDS encoding metallophosphoesterase, which yields MPPEITPIIEEPALIVTNTENSLVVADIHLGIEWDLYRSGINLPSQMKGRLDRLLGYIRANSPDRVILLGDVKHNVPKVSWQEKDEIPRFLETLAEHSHVDIIPGNHDGGIELLFNRQKDIRIHSARGAVIDGVGYFHGHTWPAPELLAASYVVTAHNHPTVRFTDSFGYSVVEPAWIKTKFNLEVLKAHFGNLDFENPAQWTDPELFIIPAFNELCGGVPFNESTQDELLGPAFSSGGIKLEASEVYLLDGTRLGLLKNIRKLKHTRVRNKNRNRRCRNSKGSV from the coding sequence ATGCCCCCCGAAATCACACCTATCATTGAAGAACCTGCGCTTATTGTAACCAATACTGAAAACTCACTGGTAGTTGCCGATATCCATCTCGGGATCGAATGGGATCTGTACAGGAGTGGGATCAATTTACCCAGCCAGATGAAAGGACGGCTGGACAGGCTTCTTGGCTATATACGGGCAAATTCCCCTGATAGAGTAATACTTCTTGGGGACGTGAAACATAATGTCCCTAAGGTCTCCTGGCAGGAAAAAGACGAAATTCCTCGCTTCCTCGAAACGCTTGCAGAACATTCACACGTTGATATTATCCCCGGAAACCATGATGGAGGAATCGAACTTCTTTTCAACAGGCAAAAAGACATCAGGATTCATTCCGCACGCGGTGCAGTTATTGACGGAGTGGGATACTTCCATGGGCATACCTGGCCTGCCCCTGAACTGCTGGCTGCATCTTATGTAGTCACAGCCCATAATCATCCCACTGTTCGTTTTACAGATTCGTTTGGTTACTCAGTAGTTGAACCTGCCTGGATCAAGACAAAGTTCAATCTGGAAGTCCTGAAAGCTCATTTCGGAAACCTTGATTTTGAGAATCCTGCACAATGGACAGATCCTGAACTCTTCATAATACCGGCTTTTAATGAGCTATGTGGAGGCGTGCCTTTTAACGAATCTACTCAGGACGAACTTCTGGGCCCGGCTTTTTCCTCAGGTGGAATCAAACTTGAGGCTTCGGAAGTATATTTACTTGATGGAACAAGGCTCGGACTGCTCAAGAATATTCGGAAGCTGAAGCATACAAGAGTTAGAAACAAGAATAGGAATAGAAGATGCAGGAATTCAAAAGGCTCTGTATAA